A genome region from Primulina eburnea isolate SZY01 chromosome 9, ASM2296580v1, whole genome shotgun sequence includes the following:
- the LOC140842032 gene encoding uncharacterized protein, giving the protein MALRRMLGFSDGELMRSDSKPCSRLMRQTAGIFTVGGGLGFWVLCRLHYGPRITVPRSLRWAACGAVSMSTTTALLVRLFSPECEPQNIATYDWKK; this is encoded by the exons ATGGCGTTAAGACGTATGCTTGGATTCTCTGATGGTGAATTGATGAGGTCTGATTCAAAACCATGTAGTCGATTGATGAGGCAAACTGCTGGGATATTTACTGTGGGAGGAGGTTTAGGCTTTTGGGTGCTTTGTCGCTTGCATTATG GTCCTAGAATCACAGTTCCTCGAAGCCTCAGATGGGCTGCTTGCGGGGCTGTCTCTATGAGCACAACCACAGCTTTACTGGTTCGACTATTTAGTCCTGAATGCGAACCACAAAATATAGCGACTTATGATTGGAAAAAGTGA